Proteins encoded in a region of the Gemmatimonadaceae bacterium genome:
- a CDS encoding aldose epimerase family protein yields the protein MSSTDTERFTLANRNGVEIDFIARGGTITSVRVPDRRGHFADVVTGFDRADEYPNDGRYMGCLVGRFANRIAGGRFSLDGVEYPLPLNNGENQLHGGPCGFSSRTWRVAPFRRSGISGAVLALESDAGDQGYPGQLLARVTYALGDDNALTVSYSAVTDAPTVVNLTQHSYFNLAGHDAGDILGHELEIDATYITPVDDHQIPTGAFRGVRGSAFDFLTAHEIGERIVDDDEQLRIGGGGGGYDHNFVLNHSLNRAQGPAPAFAARLRDPESGRALEISTTEPGLQVYTGNHLDRGRPGKGGHRYQRYGAIALETQHFPDSPNQPQFPTTVLRPGEEFLSTTVYRFSTT from the coding sequence GTGAGCTCGACGGACACCGAACGTTTCACGCTGGCGAACCGAAACGGCGTCGAGATCGATTTCATCGCGCGCGGCGGGACGATCACATCGGTTCGCGTGCCCGATCGCCGCGGCCATTTCGCGGACGTCGTGACGGGTTTCGACAGGGCGGACGAGTACCCGAACGACGGTCGCTACATGGGCTGCCTCGTCGGACGCTTCGCGAACCGGATTGCCGGCGGACGTTTCTCGCTCGACGGCGTCGAATACCCGTTGCCGCTCAACAACGGCGAGAATCAGCTGCACGGCGGCCCCTGCGGATTCTCGAGCCGGACCTGGCGGGTCGCGCCCTTTCGGCGTTCGGGCATTTCCGGCGCGGTGCTGGCGCTGGAGAGCGACGCGGGAGATCAAGGCTATCCCGGCCAGTTGCTCGCGCGCGTCACGTACGCGCTGGGTGACGACAACGCGCTCACGGTGTCGTACAGCGCGGTCACCGATGCGCCGACCGTCGTCAACCTCACGCAGCACTCGTACTTCAACCTCGCGGGCCACGACGCAGGCGACATACTGGGGCACGAGCTCGAGATCGACGCGACGTACATCACGCCGGTCGACGACCATCAGATCCCCACCGGCGCGTTCCGAGGCGTGCGCGGATCGGCGTTCGATTTTCTGACGGCCCACGAAATCGGCGAGCGGATCGTCGACGACGACGAACAGCTGCGGATCGGCGGCGGCGGCGGCGGTTACGATCACAACTTCGTCCTGAATCACTCATTGAATAGGGCGCAGGGCCCCGCGCCTGCGTTCGCGGCCCGGCTGCGCGATCCGGAGAGCGGACGCGCGCTGGAGATTTCGACGACCGAGCCGGGGCTCCAGGTGTACACCGGCAACCATTTGGATCGCGGCCGGCCTGGAAAAGGCGGCCATCGCTATCAGCGCTACGGCGCGATCGCTCTCGAAACGCAGCATTTTCCCGACTCGCCGAACCAGCCGCAGTTTCCGACGACCGTACTGCGCCCCGGCGAGGAATTCCTTTCCACGACCGTCTACCGATTCTCAACGACATGA